CCCTCCCCGCCAGCTCCTCGGCCCCCTCGCCCAGCGCGGGCTCCCCGGCGCGGGCGTGCTCCAGGAAGACCCCGGTCAGCCCGCTGGTGATGGGGAAGGGCACGGCCACCACCGAGTGGACGTCGCTCTCCGGGCCGTCCAGCTCCCGGCGCGCCCGCGCCTCGGCGAAGAGGGGCGAGCTCGCCACGTCGGCCACGCAGACGGGGGCGTTCCGCTCCAGGGCGGCGCGGACCTCCGGGTGGTCGTCCAGCTCCAGCGTCTTCCCCTCGACGGCGCCGTCGGAGGAGGCGGCCACCCGCGCCACGGCCTCGCCGTGCTCGCCGCGCTCCACCACCACCACCGAGCAGCGGCCCACCTCCAGGATCTCGGCGGTGCGCGAGGTGACGAGGTGGAACATCTCGTCGGCCGTGGCCACCCGGTTCAGCTCGCGGATGAGGTCGATGGCCTGCAGGCGGATGCGGGCCTGCTCGCGGGCCCGCCGCAGCTCCTGGTGCCGCTGGATGTGCGAGTCCACGCGGGCCAGCAGCTCGTCCAGCCGGAACGGCTTGGTCAGGAAGTCCACCGCGCCGTCGCGAAGGGCGGAGACGGGGAGGGTGGCATCGTTGGTGGCGGTGATGAGCACCACGGGGAGGTCCGTCCAGCGGGAGTCGCGGCGCAGGGAGCGCAGCACCTCCAGCCCGCTCATCTCCGGCATCATGACGTCGAGCAGGAGGAGGTCGGGCGGCGCGGGCGCGCCCGCGAGGAGGTCCAGCAGGCGCGGCCCGCTGTCGGCGGTGCACACGCGGTACCCGTTGGCGTTCAGGGCGCG
This genomic interval from Longimicrobiaceae bacterium contains the following:
- a CDS encoding diguanylate cyclase; this encodes MSRSSTVYVTDDNPAILQGLDRALNANGYRVCTADSGPRLLDLLAGAPAPPDLLLLDVMMPEMSGLEVLRSLRRDSRWTDLPVVLITATNDATLPVSALRDGAVDFLTKPFRLDELLARVDSHIQRHQELRRAREQARIRLQAIDLIRELNRVATADEMFHLVTSRTAEILEVGRCSVVVVERGEHGEAVARVAASSDGAVEGKTLELDDHPEVRAALERNAPVCVADVASSPLFAEARARRELDGPESDVHSVVAVPFPITSGLTGVFLEHARAGEPALGEGAEELAGRVVEALVQACGRVQAFQNLIEQRRRLHDLAHTDELTGCATRRSLLTFLREEMELATTRQEPLSILLMDVDRFKEINDTYGHLAGDAVLRALGAWLHAEGALRSHDLAGRYGGDEFVVVLPQTPAAGALRFAERARSHFAAVPFTFDAAPVLVTLSVGVASWPDVDARDAEELLSAADAALYAAKQAGRDQVHLAASAPLPHLAAG